From the Ruminiclostridium josui JCM 17888 genome, one window contains:
- the dusB gene encoding tRNA dihydrouridine synthase DusB: MKIGNVELENNIFLAPMAGVTDMPFRILCKEQGCGLVYTEMVSAKGMHYDDDKSNKLTLMHDIEKPGAVQIFGSDPEIMAEVADKLNTSDAAIIDINMGCPAPKITKNGEGSALMKNPKLIGEIIRAVVSASKKPVTIKIRKGWDDSLINAVEIARIAEENGASAIAVHGRTREQYYSGKADWSIIRQVKEAVSIPVIGNGDVTGPKEAQKLFEETRCDAIMVGRGAQGNPWIFKKIIRFLEDGLIVPDPSPQEKIDTIIRHMNMLIDLKGERTGILEMRSHIAWYIKGMRDAAYTKQKIFQMTDKEEIIILLKNFLMRQ; encoded by the coding sequence TTGAAAATAGGTAATGTTGAATTAGAAAACAATATATTTTTAGCTCCTATGGCGGGAGTAACGGACATGCCTTTTCGTATTCTTTGCAAGGAACAGGGATGCGGACTTGTATATACTGAGATGGTAAGTGCAAAAGGTATGCACTACGATGATGATAAAAGCAATAAACTTACTCTGATGCATGATATAGAAAAGCCTGGGGCTGTTCAGATTTTCGGTTCTGATCCTGAAATCATGGCAGAGGTTGCGGATAAGCTGAACACCTCTGATGCAGCAATAATTGATATAAATATGGGCTGTCCTGCGCCAAAAATAACTAAAAACGGCGAGGGCAGTGCGTTGATGAAAAATCCCAAACTGATTGGAGAAATAATCAGAGCGGTTGTATCTGCTTCTAAAAAACCTGTTACCATTAAGATTAGAAAAGGTTGGGATGACAGCCTTATTAATGCTGTTGAAATAGCACGTATTGCCGAAGAAAACGGTGCCAGCGCCATTGCTGTTCACGGTAGAACCAGAGAGCAGTACTACAGTGGAAAAGCTGACTGGAGCATAATAAGACAAGTAAAAGAGGCTGTTTCGATACCTGTAATAGGAAACGGTGATGTAACCGGTCCCAAAGAAGCTCAAAAGCTTTTTGAAGAAACGCGGTGCGATGCAATAATGGTTGGAAGGGGAGCACAGGGAAATCCATGGATATTTAAAAAAATAATCAGGTTTTTGGAAGATGGATTAATAGTTCCTGACCCTTCGCCCCAAGAGAAAATAGATACAATTATAAGGCATATGAATATGCTTATTGACTTGAAAGGCGAAAGAACTGGTATACTTGAAATGCGTTCACACATAGCCTGGTATATAAAAGGTATGAGGGACGCGGCTTATACAAAACAAAAAATATTCCAAATGACAGATAAAGAAGAAATTATCATTCTTCTGAAGAATTTTCTTATGAGGCAATAG
- a CDS encoding tyrosine-type recombinase/integrase has product MEENIKPATYNLRRAYLKCFFEYLKEEDIISSNPVTTLPKRKAQDKIIDIPIDVLQQLLALPDKTSFTGLVDHCLILLMMDCGIRPKEALTLKVSDFDIKHNCVTILAELAKTGVSRTLPLSIETVRPITKVISSRPKDWNNNVPVFCSCSGVTY; this is encoded by the coding sequence ATGGAAGAGAATATTAAGCCAGCAACGTATAATCTTAGAAGAGCATACCTTAAATGTTTCTTTGAATATCTTAAGGAAGAAGATATAATATCAAGCAATCCAGTTACAACGTTACCTAAACGCAAGGCTCAAGACAAAATAATTGATATTCCTATTGATGTACTTCAACAACTTTTAGCATTACCAGATAAAACTAGTTTCACAGGTTTAGTAGACCATTGCCTCATTTTACTCATGATGGACTGCGGTATAAGACCCAAAGAAGCTCTTACATTAAAGGTATCTGATTTTGATATTAAACATAATTGTGTAACTATCCTTGCTGAATTGGCAAAAACAGGAGTTTCAAGGACGTTACCCCTTAGTATTGAAACAGTAAGACCTATCACAAAGGTAATTAGTTCTAGACCAAAGGATTGGAATAATAATGTACCTGTATTTTGCAGTTGTTCCGGGGTAACATATTAA
- a CDS encoding PadR family transcriptional regulator gives MDKELLKGNIDIILLILISYKPMYGYELGKEIKSTTGEYYELGEGTMYLALKRLEDKGFISSYWEKILQKNMNRKYYKITNKGQVELESKLDSWQAINILINKFLAKKGDGYNE, from the coding sequence ATGGACAAAGAATTATTAAAAGGTAATATAGATATCATTTTACTTATTTTAATATCATATAAGCCGATGTATGGATATGAACTTGGAAAAGAGATAAAAAGTACTACGGGGGAATATTATGAGCTTGGAGAAGGTACCATGTACCTAGCACTCAAGAGACTTGAAGACAAAGGTTTTATAAGTTCATATTGGGAAAAAATACTTCAGAAAAATATGAATAGAAAATATTATAAGATAACTAATAAAGGTCAGGTTGAACTCGAATCGAAGCTAGATAGTTGGCAAGCAATCAACATTTTAATAAATAAATTTTTAGCTAAAAAGGGAGATGGATACAATGAATAA
- the spoIIE gene encoding stage II sporulation protein E, giving the protein MKTETLPYSNLGEFREKFHKNDGLKAAALLDYLTRANKLNLIVIPAAFLLGRISLMGGLMPFGIALYAATLGLSLSRVLIALAIIAGMLTSGATVQIYITAVSMLLFNAMNIPFKKSAGSPMRTAITAFVGVLIPEMVITWLQDFLLYDVLKSLLNGFLIFALVFVFKNALDIIGSTTKRYILTNEEVLSIAIACALSIGGLGTWSVLGVSLRNVLCILTILVFSYRTGAGNGAAIGVIVGTVISISSNSSPIMVSSYAFCGLLSGILRNMGKVGSCMGVLMGNAVLTFYTNGSTEVLIYLYEIIVAIILFMVIPNKVTDVVVNKFNKALAAKGDKKGYSIRIKEITVEKLNKFSKAFREMAKTFDEISETRSITEKQDITAIFDRVADRVCKDCSLCSHCWEQNFCNTYQILFKIVEKLDCKGWIDQQDIPQYFLDRCERIDDFVKAVNYTYELFKVDMVWRSRINESRGLVSQQMRSMSTIISNLAVELNTNIIFKEDIEYNILLALTKKGLRNVEAVVYENKNGNYEISLSYKGCGGKRSCIGCVEKVVSDVIGCKMVKNGTDCGLNTKTDMCSIKLVKEETFKIITGVARVAKDEKHVSGDNYTFLNSGDGKYIAALSDGMGTGHKAYLQSKATVNLIEQFMESGFDKDTTVKLINSILVLKSNDETFATIDISVVDLYDGEVEFVKVGAAPTFIKRDDYVEIIRAASLPAGILSNVELELIHKNVNSGEYIIMVSDGIVDSFKNSDDSIIEVQNIISQMTSKNPQKIADDILAEALSRCKDKEPVDDMMVMVSKIWKPL; this is encoded by the coding sequence ATGAAAACAGAAACACTTCCATACAGTAATTTAGGTGAGTTCAGAGAGAAATTTCACAAAAACGATGGTTTAAAAGCGGCAGCACTGCTTGACTATTTGACCAGAGCTAATAAATTAAATCTGATTGTAATTCCGGCAGCATTTCTGCTGGGAAGGATATCCCTAATGGGAGGTTTGATGCCATTTGGCATAGCTTTGTATGCCGCTACTCTTGGATTAAGCTTAAGCAGGGTTTTAATTGCTCTCGCAATAATTGCAGGTATGCTGACTTCGGGAGCTACAGTCCAGATATATATTACTGCAGTGTCCATGTTGCTGTTTAATGCCATGAATATTCCATTTAAAAAAAGCGCAGGCTCGCCCATGCGAACGGCTATAACGGCTTTTGTCGGTGTTCTTATACCTGAAATGGTTATTACATGGCTACAGGACTTTCTTTTATATGATGTTTTAAAATCTCTTCTGAACGGATTCCTGATTTTTGCACTTGTATTTGTATTTAAAAATGCTCTTGATATAATAGGTAGCACAACTAAGAGATATATTCTTACTAATGAAGAGGTCTTAAGTATAGCTATAGCCTGTGCTCTTTCTATTGGGGGGCTGGGCACATGGTCTGTACTTGGGGTCAGTCTGAGAAACGTTCTGTGTATTCTTACAATTTTGGTATTCAGCTACAGAACCGGTGCTGGAAACGGAGCAGCCATAGGTGTAATTGTAGGAACGGTAATAAGTATTTCGTCGAATTCTTCACCCATTATGGTTTCATCATATGCATTTTGTGGATTACTTTCGGGAATTTTGAGAAATATGGGGAAAGTTGGCTCATGTATGGGTGTTTTGATGGGAAATGCAGTTTTAACGTTTTATACCAACGGGTCTACGGAAGTCCTTATATATCTGTATGAAATAATTGTGGCAATTATTTTGTTTATGGTAATACCGAATAAAGTAACAGATGTAGTGGTAAACAAATTTAATAAAGCTCTGGCAGCCAAAGGAGATAAAAAAGGCTACAGTATACGAATTAAAGAGATAACCGTGGAAAAGCTGAACAAATTCTCAAAAGCTTTTAGGGAAATGGCTAAAACCTTTGATGAAATATCCGAAACAAGGTCAATTACCGAAAAGCAAGATATAACTGCCATTTTTGACAGAGTTGCAGATAGAGTTTGTAAGGACTGCAGCCTTTGCAGCCATTGCTGGGAGCAGAATTTCTGTAATACATACCAAATTCTTTTTAAAATTGTAGAAAAACTCGACTGCAAAGGTTGGATAGATCAACAGGATATTCCACAGTATTTTCTGGACAGATGTGAGCGCATAGACGACTTTGTAAAGGCTGTAAATTACACATATGAGTTATTTAAGGTTGATATGGTTTGGCGGAGCAGAATTAATGAAAGCAGAGGACTGGTTTCGCAGCAAATGAGAAGTATGTCCACGATTATATCTAATCTGGCAGTTGAATTGAATACCAATATTATTTTTAAAGAAGATATTGAATATAATATACTTTTGGCCCTTACAAAAAAAGGTTTACGAAATGTAGAAGCAGTTGTATATGAAAACAAAAACGGAAACTATGAAATATCATTATCCTACAAAGGCTGCGGAGGAAAAAGAAGCTGCATTGGATGTGTAGAAAAAGTTGTGTCCGATGTCATAGGCTGCAAAATGGTAAAGAACGGAACTGACTGTGGCCTTAATACAAAAACTGATATGTGCAGCATAAAACTTGTAAAGGAAGAAACCTTCAAGATAATAACTGGTGTGGCCAGAGTCGCAAAAGATGAAAAGCATGTGTCAGGAGATAATTATACATTTCTAAATAGCGGTGACGGTAAATATATTGCTGCTTTAAGTGATGGAATGGGGACAGGGCATAAAGCGTACCTCCAAAGTAAGGCAACGGTTAATCTTATAGAGCAGTTTATGGAATCTGGATTTGACAAGGACACAACGGTAAAACTTATAAATTCAATTCTTGTTCTTAAATCAAATGATGAAACCTTTGCTACTATTGATATTTCTGTTGTGGATTTATATGACGGAGAAGTGGAATTTGTGAAGGTAGGGGCAGCTCCCACCTTTATCAAACGTGATGACTATGTTGAAATAATAAGGGCTGCTTCTCTTCCGGCAGGAATATTGAGCAATGTTGAACTGGAGCTGATTCATAAAAATGTAAATAGCGGAGAGTATATAATAATGGTGTCTGATGGAATAGTGGATTCCTTTAAAAACAGCGATGATAGCATAATAGAGGTTCAAAATATTATTTCCCAAATGACAAGCAAGAATCCTCAAAAAATTGCAGATGATATTTTGGCGGAAGCATTGAGCCGCTGCAAGGACAAAGAACCCGTAGACGACATGATGGTTATGGTCTCTAAAATTTGGAAACCATTATAA
- a CDS encoding N-acetylmuramoyl-L-alanine amidase family protein: protein MKMDKLIEKISRRLSHKNLITLIVILSVAIIAFLGLIFRNDIIFPLSNLVSLGEDSNAASLPPLVVIDPGHGGSEPGAVSGSIHEKEITLAISLEVEKLLNEKHIDNILTRRDDTAVSLEDRVKLANEKKCSLFISIHNNSFTDPASHGILTTYNPYSDTGERNAEIMQSKLKTLGMFNRKIVPRPNLYVLRHTEMPSLLLEIGFISNKNDLKLLTSSDFQKKCAVQIVNGIEEILEANAIAS from the coding sequence ATGAAAATGGATAAATTGATTGAAAAAATAAGTCGTCGCCTTAGTCATAAAAATCTCATAACCCTGATAGTTATCCTTTCAGTAGCTATTATTGCTTTTTTGGGGCTTATTTTCAGAAATGATATTATTTTCCCCCTCAGTAATCTTGTATCTCTCGGCGAAGATTCCAATGCTGCTTCACTACCTCCTTTAGTTGTAATAGACCCCGGACATGGAGGAAGCGAACCTGGAGCAGTCAGCGGTTCAATCCATGAAAAAGAAATTACTCTTGCTATTTCATTGGAAGTTGAAAAACTACTTAATGAAAAACATATTGATAATATACTTACCAGAAGGGATGATACTGCTGTAAGTCTAGAAGATAGAGTAAAACTTGCCAACGAAAAAAAGTGCTCACTGTTTATAAGTATACATAATAATTCCTTTACTGACCCGGCTTCCCACGGGATACTTACAACTTATAACCCATACTCAGATACAGGTGAGCGTAATGCTGAAATTATGCAATCAAAACTCAAAACTCTTGGCATGTTTAATAGAAAAATTGTTCCACGCCCAAATCTGTATGTTTTGCGTCACACAGAAATGCCATCACTCTTATTGGAAATAGGCTTTATCTCCAATAAAAATGATTTAAAGCTATTAACCTCTTCCGATTTCCAGAAGAAATGCGCTGTACAAATAGTAAATGGTATAGAAGAAATACTTGAGGCAAATGCTATTGCCTCATAA
- a CDS encoding WD40/YVTN/BNR-like repeat-containing protein, which translates to MKKVNRTLLKSFLALIALLLIVSIILFIPQKVSSKPWAQTNGPYGGYIHCFAIEDKDIFVGTEGSGVFHSTDNGKSWSEINSGLTSKNVYSLAISGKKIFAGTNGGVYTSDNNGVSWNLIDSDLKNTIVLSLAASGTNIFAGTSSGVFLSTDNGANWKAVNSGLTFLSVNSLAIKDNNIFAGTEDGGIFLSTNNGESWSPVNSGLTTTQINSLLVSGTTIFAGTYGGGVFVSTNNGASWDAVNTGLTNKNIYSLVCSGSNIFAGTDDGIYFSTDNGANWIAVSSGLTNKYVFSLAANGNNIFAGTNGGGIFLSTDNGASWKGVNSGLTNTHVGSITKSGSFIYAGTNGAGVFLSDDNGENWKEINSGLTNPYVFSLAVMGNNIFAGTNGGGVFLSTDNGTTWKESNSGLSNKYVYSLAVSGSNIFAGTLGGGVFLSTDNGTSWNPVNSGLPNPNIGSLAVIDKNIFAGTFGNGVFLSNDNGASWKEINLGLTSTQIFSLAASGTKLYAGTPEDGVFLSTDNGTSWNMINSGLTNTKIDTLSASGETVFAGTYGGGVFTSTDSGKNWKEKNSGLENIDVYSFCISDSNIFAGTNGKGIWVR; encoded by the coding sequence ATGAAGAAGGTTAACCGAACCTTACTTAAGTCTTTTCTAGCGCTCATAGCTTTGTTATTGATTGTGTCTATCATATTATTTATTCCCCAAAAAGTATCATCTAAACCATGGGCACAAACCAATGGACCATATGGTGGTTATATCCATTGTTTTGCAATAGAGGATAAAGATATTTTTGTGGGTACAGAAGGAAGCGGCGTTTTTCACTCAACAGACAATGGCAAAAGTTGGAGCGAGATTAACTCCGGATTAACAAGTAAGAATGTATATTCATTAGCTATTAGCGGCAAAAAGATTTTTGCTGGAACCAACGGCGGTGTTTATACCTCCGACAATAACGGCGTAAGCTGGAATCTAATCGATTCGGACTTAAAAAATACTATTGTCCTCTCTCTTGCTGCCAGTGGTACTAATATTTTTGCCGGAACCAGCAGTGGCGTTTTTCTTTCTACAGACAATGGCGCAAACTGGAAGGCAGTAAATTCAGGTTTGACATTCCTTAGTGTCAATTCTTTGGCTATAAAGGACAATAATATCTTTGCTGGAACTGAGGACGGCGGCATTTTTCTTTCCACTAATAACGGTGAAAGTTGGAGTCCGGTTAATTCAGGTCTGACGACCACACAAATTAATTCCCTTCTCGTAAGTGGTACAACAATCTTTGCAGGAACTTATGGCGGAGGAGTTTTTGTTTCCACCAATAATGGTGCAAGTTGGGATGCAGTTAATACCGGTTTGACAAATAAAAATATCTACTCTCTTGTATGCAGTGGTTCAAATATTTTTGCTGGTACTGATGACGGCATTTATTTTTCTACTGACAATGGTGCAAACTGGATAGCAGTTTCCTCTGGTTTAACAAATAAATATGTTTTTTCGCTTGCCGCCAATGGCAATAATATCTTCGCTGGAACCAATGGTGGAGGAATATTCCTTTCTACTGATAACGGTGCGAGTTGGAAAGGCGTAAATTCAGGTTTGACAAATACCCATGTTGGCTCTATAACCAAGAGTGGTTCCTTCATTTATGCCGGAACTAATGGAGCTGGAGTATTTCTCTCTGATGATAATGGTGAAAACTGGAAAGAAATTAATTCAGGTTTAACTAATCCTTATGTTTTCTCTCTTGCTGTTATGGGCAATAATATCTTTGCCGGAACTAACGGAGGGGGCGTTTTCCTCTCAACTGACAATGGGACAACCTGGAAAGAATCCAATTCAGGTTTGAGTAACAAATATGTCTACTCACTTGCAGTTAGTGGTTCCAATATCTTTGCTGGAACCTTGGGTGGTGGTGTTTTTCTTTCTACCGACAACGGCACAAGCTGGAATCCGGTTAATTCAGGGCTTCCAAATCCTAATATTGGGTCTCTTGCTGTTATCGATAAAAATATCTTTGCCGGGACTTTTGGTAATGGTGTTTTTCTTTCTAATGACAACGGAGCAAGCTGGAAAGAGATCAATTTGGGTTTGACAAGTACTCAGATATTTTCACTTGCTGCCAGCGGCACAAAACTCTATGCAGGAACTCCCGAAGATGGTGTTTTTCTCTCTACAGATAACGGAACAAGCTGGAACATGATTAATTCAGGTCTGACAAACACAAAAATAGATACTCTTTCAGCAAGTGGTGAAACTGTCTTCGCAGGAACTTATGGCGGCGGGGTTTTTACATCTACAGATAGCGGTAAAAACTGGAAAGAAAAGAATTCAGGGTTGGAAAATATTGATGTCTATTCTTTTTGTATAAGCGATTCTAATATCTTTGCCGGAACTAATGGTAAGGGTATTTGGGTAAGATAG
- a CDS encoding GNAT family N-acetyltransferase produces the protein MEVNIIKAEEKHFVDCVIALQKSELGRLHFSEENSAAKAINEGISKGEIFVAVTNEDLCVGFIWVVKNGAFHSFPYLHLIAVKEEYRNHGIGKKLLQYFEDTNAKKYSKLFLVVADFNKGAKRLYQSMGYQEVCVIPDLYKKGIAEYLMMKRIQSS, from the coding sequence ATGGAAGTAAATATTATTAAAGCCGAGGAAAAACACTTCGTTGATTGTGTTATTGCTTTGCAGAAATCAGAATTAGGAAGATTACACTTTTCTGAAGAAAACTCGGCTGCTAAGGCAATAAATGAAGGGATTTCAAAGGGAGAGATTTTTGTAGCTGTTACTAATGAAGACCTATGTGTTGGTTTTATTTGGGTTGTTAAAAATGGTGCTTTCCACAGCTTTCCTTACTTACATTTAATAGCAGTAAAAGAGGAGTATCGAAATCATGGAATAGGGAAAAAGTTATTACAATACTTTGAAGACACAAACGCCAAGAAGTATTCAAAACTATTTCTAGTAGTTGCAGATTTTAATAAGGGAGCTAAACGATTATACCAGAGTATGGGGTATCAAGAAGTCTGTGTTATTCCTGATTTGTATAAGAAAGGGATAGCAGAGTACCTGATGATGAAAAGAATTCAATCTTCTTAG
- a CDS encoding glycoside hydrolase family 11 protein has translation MFNKAKGKFKKLAITAVAIASLLVPSVAFAGQTITSNQTGYEDNFFWSFWTDGGGYASMTLNGGGSYSTSWSNCGNFTAGKGWRTGSDRVINFSGTFNGGNNGYLAIYGWTQNPLVEYYIIENYGAWTPPGAQSVGTFNSDGGTYNLYRTTRYNQPSIVGTATFDQYWSVRTTKRSSGSVTTANHFNAWKSKGWNMGSHDYQIVETEGYQSSGNSNITVSEGSNNGGNNGGNTGGNNGGNNGGNTGGNNGGDTSAINLNSWQCNNRSSNLNVWTGAVGGWNVGDWIEFNNVDLTGKTYLNFNLASGQNGSYKVVIDNYYGTQIGTLNFTSTGGWDTYNNQSCNISSVSGSHNVYIICTSGAANIGTLTFGGSGSTGGNNGGNTGGNTGGNTGANGNVYLCFDDGPNNGNSSTLINALKSAGVNKATFFVWGNRISSNSNAWNAYVNSGFSLQNHSWTHSHMTSWSYQQVYNDLQQCNQAIISAGKPAPTKVRLPYLESNGTIQQACSALGLQIVSPNVDTQDWNGASTQAIINACNNLNANGNALMHDAYATTNAAIPTIVQNLKNRGLGFAQY, from the coding sequence ATGTTTAACAAAGCAAAAGGCAAGTTCAAAAAACTCGCAATAACTGCAGTGGCAATAGCATCGCTATTAGTTCCATCTGTAGCCTTTGCAGGACAAACCATCACTTCAAATCAAACTGGCTATGAAGATAATTTCTTCTGGTCATTCTGGACTGATGGTGGCGGGTATGCTTCCATGACTTTAAACGGTGGTGGTAGCTACAGCACTAGTTGGAGTAATTGCGGTAATTTTACTGCAGGTAAAGGTTGGAGAACAGGATCAGACAGAGTAATCAACTTCTCAGGTACTTTTAATGGTGGTAACAATGGATATTTAGCCATTTACGGATGGACTCAGAATCCTCTTGTTGAATACTACATAATTGAAAACTATGGTGCTTGGACTCCTCCGGGAGCACAATCTGTTGGAACTTTCAACTCCGATGGAGGAACATACAACTTATATCGTACAACAAGATATAACCAACCTTCAATCGTTGGTACTGCAACTTTCGATCAGTACTGGAGCGTACGTACTACAAAGAGATCTAGCGGAAGCGTAACTACTGCAAACCACTTCAATGCTTGGAAGAGCAAAGGATGGAACATGGGTAGCCATGATTACCAGATAGTTGAAACTGAAGGTTACCAGAGCAGCGGTAACTCCAACATAACAGTAAGCGAAGGCAGCAACAATGGTGGAAACAATGGCGGTAATACTGGTGGAAACAACGGTGGAAACAACGGTGGAAACACTGGTGGTAACAACGGTGGAGACACTAGCGCTATTAATCTCAATTCATGGCAGTGCAACAATCGCAGCAGCAATCTGAATGTATGGACAGGTGCTGTAGGTGGTTGGAATGTAGGAGATTGGATTGAATTCAACAACGTTGATCTTACAGGTAAAACTTACTTGAACTTCAATCTTGCATCCGGACAAAACGGTAGCTACAAAGTAGTTATTGACAATTACTATGGTACACAAATTGGTACACTGAATTTCACATCAACTGGCGGTTGGGATACTTATAATAACCAAAGCTGCAACATAAGCAGTGTAAGCGGAAGCCATAATGTATATATCATATGTACTAGTGGTGCGGCAAACATCGGTACTTTGACATTTGGTGGTTCAGGCTCAACAGGTGGAAATAACGGCGGTAATACTGGTGGAAACACTGGCGGAAATACTGGTGCAAACGGCAATGTTTACCTTTGCTTTGATGATGGCCCAAATAACGGTAACTCATCTACTCTTATAAATGCTCTGAAATCTGCAGGAGTAAACAAAGCTACTTTCTTCGTCTGGGGTAACAGAATCAGCAGTAACTCAAATGCTTGGAATGCTTATGTAAATTCAGGATTCAGTCTGCAAAATCATAGCTGGACTCACTCTCACATGACAAGCTGGAGCTACCAACAGGTTTATAATGATTTACAGCAATGTAATCAAGCTATCATTAGCGCTGGAAAACCTGCTCCTACCAAGGTTAGATTGCCTTATCTCGAGAGCAACGGTACTATACAGCAAGCTTGTTCAGCACTAGGTTTACAAATAGTATCACCTAATGTTGACACTCAGGACTGGAACGGAGCAAGCACACAAGCAATCATTAACGCTTGCAATAACTTGAATGCTAATGGCAATGCATTGATGCATGATGCTTATGCAACAACTAATGCAGCTATTCCTACTATCGTTCAGAATCTCAAAAACCGCGGACTTGGTTTCGCACAATACTAA
- a CDS encoding glycoside hydrolase family 11 protein, producing MFNKAKGKFKKLAITAVAIASLLVPSVAFAGQTITSNQTGYEDNFFWSFWTDGGGYASMTLNGGGSYSTSWSNCGNFTAGKGWRTGSDRVINFSGTFNGGNNGYLAIYGWTQNPLVEYYIIENYGAWTPPGAQSVGTFNSDGGTYNLYRTTRYNQPSIVGTATFDQYWSVRTTKRSSGSVTTANHFNAWKSKGWNMGSHDYQIVETEGYQSSGNSNITVSEGSNNGGNNGGNNGGNNGGNNGGNNGGNTGSSINLNSWQCNNRSSNLNVWTGAVGGWNVGDWIQFNNVDLTGKTYLNFNLASAQNGSYKVVIDNYYGTQIGTLNFTSTGGWDTYKNQSCSISGVSGSHTVYIICTSGAANIGTLTFGS from the coding sequence ATGTTTAACAAAGCAAAAGGCAAGTTCAAAAAACTCGCAATAACTGCAGTGGCAATAGCATCGCTATTAGTTCCATCTGTAGCTTTTGCAGGACAAACCATCACTTCAAATCAAACTGGCTATGAAGATAATTTCTTCTGGTCATTCTGGACTGATGGTGGCGGGTATGCTTCCATGACTTTAAACGGTGGTGGTAGCTACAGCACTAGTTGGAGTAATTGCGGTAATTTTACTGCAGGTAAAGGTTGGAGAACAGGATCAGACAGAGTAATCAACTTCTCAGGTACTTTTAATGGTGGTAACAATGGATATTTAGCCATTTACGGATGGACTCAGAATCCTCTTGTTGAATACTACATAATTGAAAACTATGGTGCTTGGACTCCTCCGGGAGCACAATCTGTTGGAACTTTCAACTCCGATGGAGGAACATACAACTTATATCGTACAACAAGATATAACCAACCTTCAATCGTTGGTACTGCAACTTTCGATCAGTACTGGAGCGTACGTACTACAAAGAGATCTAGCGGAAGCGTAACTACTGCAAACCACTTCAATGCTTGGAAGAGCAAAGGATGGAACATGGGTAGCCATGATTACCAGATAGTTGAAACTGAAGGTTACCAGAGCAGCGGTAACTCCAACATAACAGTAAGCGAAGGCAGCAACAATGGTGGAAACAATGGCGGTAACAACGGTGGAAACAACGGTGGTAACAATGGTGGAAACAACGGTGGTAACACTGGAAGTAGTATCAATCTCAACTCATGGCAGTGCAACAATCGCAGCAGCAATCTGAATGTATGGACAGGTGCTGTAGGCGGTTGGAATGTAGGAGATTGGATTCAATTCAACAATGTTGATCTTACAGGTAAAACTTACTTGAACTTCAATCTTGCATCTGCACAAAACGGTAGCTACAAAGTAGTTATTGACAATTACTATGGTACACAAATTGGTACACTGAATTTCACATCAACTGGTGGTTGGGATACTTATAAGAACCAAAGTTGTAGCATAAGCGGTGTAAGCGGAAGTCATACTGTATATATCATATGTACTAGTGGTGCGGCAAACATTGGTACTTTGACATTTGGAAGTTAA
- a CDS encoding VanZ family protein, giving the protein MNNIEKRASRLVGNLDFDRKTRQELKAQYVDHLNNLQDEYIQNGLNQNDASVKAFTQFGNNIEQNLRKNFCINNTFRKIMVILLFLSIALIAICFLNPATNEGDAARTIRSFGYTHSIKLIPFKTLPLMFTRNSPYVFWFLYILLFVPLGALIPFGINRYFNNSLIIKCYIASILAVQLIRAIFPVGLVNVDIAMLNFIGCMIGFLIFKFILFKMAIIFKSK; this is encoded by the coding sequence ATGAATAATATTGAAAAACGTGCCTCTAGATTAGTAGGTAATTTAGACTTTGACAGAAAGACAAGACAGGAACTCAAAGCACAATATGTTGACCATTTGAATAATTTACAAGATGAATATATACAAAATGGACTTAATCAAAATGATGCTTCAGTAAAAGCATTTACACAATTTGGAAATAATATAGAGCAAAATTTGAGAAAGAATTTTTGTATTAATAACACTTTTAGAAAAATAATGGTGATACTTTTATTTTTAAGTATAGCATTAATTGCTATTTGCTTTCTTAATCCTGCTACAAATGAAGGGGATGCTGCAAGGACTATTCGGTCTTTTGGATACACTCATTCTATTAAACTGATACCTTTTAAAACCTTACCTCTTATGTTTACAAGAAACTCTCCATATGTTTTCTGGTTTCTTTATATTTTATTATTTGTTCCACTAGGTGCTCTAATACCATTTGGAATTAACAGATATTTTAATAATTCATTGATTATTAAATGTTACATCGCCTCCATATTAGCTGTCCAATTAATTAGGGCGATTTTTCCAGTAGGGCTTGTCAACGTTGATATTGCAATGTTAAATTTTATAGGTTGCATGATTGGATTTTTAATCTTCAAATTTATACTTTTTAAAATGGCAATAATTTTTAAATCAAAGTAA